The following proteins are encoded in a genomic region of Saccharopolyspora antimicrobica:
- a CDS encoding heavy metal translocating P-type ATPase, whose product MTDVHDTSPVAGQQLELAISGMTCASCAARIERKLNKLDGVAATVNYATEKARVSVPDGLDPQRLLETVEAAGYSASLPVAEEPEAVAEEADDDPTRSLRQRLVVSAVLSVPVIVMAMVPALQFTYWQWISLVLAAPVVLWGALPFHQAAWTNLRHGAATMDTLVSMGTLAAFLWSLYALLFGTAGVPGMTHPFELTIQRMSGDGSIYLEVAAGVTTFILAGRYFEARSKRRAGAALRALLELGAKDVAVLRDGREVRIPTAELAVDDRFVVRPGEKIATDGVVEEGNSAVDASMLTGESVPVEVGPGATVVGATVNAGGRLVVRATRVGSDTQLAQMAKLVEDAQTGKAEIQRLADRVSAVFVPIVIALAVGTLAFWLGSGGGAAAAFTAAVAVLIIACPCALGLATPTALLVGTGRGAQLGILIKGPEVLESTRRIDTVVLDKTGTVTTGQMELIDVHTTDDTDRDEVLRIAGALENASEHPIAQAIARGAQQRIGELPAVEGFTNVEGLGVQGIVDGHAVIAGRTALLEQWSQHLTPELAEAKAAAEQQGKTAIAVAWDGQARAVLVVADTIKPTSAEAITQLRALGLTPILLTGDNTAVARSVAAEVGITEVIAEVLPKDKADIITRLQNDGKAVAMIGDGVNDAAALAQADLGLAMGTGTDVAIEASDITLVRGDLRTAADAIRLSRHTLRTIKGNLFWAFAYNIAALPLAATGLLNPMIAGAAMAFSSVFVVTNSLRLRTFRTTATAPTE is encoded by the coding sequence ATGACCGACGTGCACGACACCAGCCCCGTCGCCGGGCAGCAGCTCGAACTGGCGATCTCCGGGATGACCTGCGCTTCCTGCGCGGCCCGGATCGAGCGGAAGCTGAACAAGCTCGACGGTGTCGCGGCGACGGTGAACTACGCGACCGAGAAGGCCCGCGTGAGCGTCCCGGACGGCCTCGACCCGCAACGGCTGCTGGAGACCGTCGAGGCCGCCGGCTACAGCGCGAGCCTGCCCGTTGCGGAGGAGCCCGAGGCCGTCGCCGAGGAGGCCGACGACGATCCGACGCGTTCGCTGCGGCAGCGGCTGGTGGTCTCGGCGGTGCTGTCGGTGCCGGTGATCGTCATGGCGATGGTCCCGGCGCTGCAGTTCACCTACTGGCAGTGGATCTCGCTGGTGCTGGCGGCGCCGGTGGTGCTGTGGGGTGCGCTGCCGTTCCACCAGGCCGCTTGGACGAACCTGCGCCACGGCGCGGCGACCATGGACACCCTGGTGTCGATGGGGACGCTGGCGGCGTTCCTGTGGTCGTTGTACGCGCTGCTGTTCGGAACCGCCGGTGTGCCCGGCATGACGCACCCGTTCGAGCTGACCATCCAGCGGATGAGCGGTGACGGCTCGATCTACCTCGAAGTCGCCGCCGGCGTGACCACCTTCATCCTCGCCGGGCGCTACTTCGAAGCGCGCTCCAAGCGCCGTGCCGGTGCCGCCCTGCGGGCGCTGCTGGAACTCGGCGCCAAGGACGTCGCGGTCCTGCGCGACGGCCGCGAGGTGCGCATCCCCACCGCTGAACTCGCCGTCGACGACCGGTTCGTCGTCCGGCCCGGAGAGAAGATCGCCACCGACGGGGTGGTCGAGGAAGGCAACTCGGCGGTCGACGCGAGCATGCTCACCGGCGAATCCGTGCCCGTCGAGGTCGGACCCGGCGCCACCGTCGTGGGCGCCACCGTCAACGCGGGCGGGCGGCTCGTCGTGCGGGCCACCCGGGTCGGCTCGGACACCCAGCTGGCGCAGATGGCCAAGCTGGTCGAGGACGCCCAGACCGGCAAGGCCGAGATCCAGCGCCTCGCCGACCGGGTCTCCGCGGTGTTCGTGCCCATCGTGATCGCGCTCGCGGTCGGAACCCTGGCCTTCTGGCTCGGCAGCGGCGGTGGGGCCGCGGCGGCGTTCACCGCTGCGGTGGCGGTGCTGATCATCGCCTGCCCGTGCGCGCTCGGGCTGGCCACGCCCACCGCGCTGCTGGTGGGCACCGGTCGCGGCGCGCAGCTGGGCATCCTGATCAAGGGACCCGAAGTCCTGGAGTCCACCCGCCGCATCGACACCGTCGTGCTGGACAAGACCGGCACCGTCACCACCGGCCAGATGGAACTCATCGACGTTCACACCACCGACGACACCGACCGCGACGAGGTCCTGCGCATCGCCGGTGCGCTGGAGAACGCCTCCGAGCACCCGATCGCCCAGGCCATCGCCCGCGGCGCCCAGCAGCGCATCGGTGAGCTGCCCGCCGTCGAAGGCTTCACCAACGTCGAAGGACTCGGCGTTCAGGGCATCGTCGACGGCCACGCCGTGATCGCCGGCCGGACCGCCCTGCTGGAGCAGTGGAGCCAGCACCTCACCCCCGAACTGGCCGAAGCGAAGGCCGCGGCCGAGCAGCAGGGCAAGACCGCCATCGCCGTGGCGTGGGACGGGCAGGCGCGGGCGGTGCTGGTGGTGGCCGACACCATCAAACCCACCTCCGCCGAAGCCATCACCCAACTCCGCGCACTCGGACTCACCCCGATCCTGCTCACCGGCGACAACACCGCCGTCGCCCGCTCCGTAGCCGCCGAAGTCGGCATCACCGAAGTCATCGCCGAAGTCCTGCCCAAGGACAAAGCCGACATCATCACCCGCCTGCAGAACGACGGCAAAGCCGTCGCCATGATCGGCGACGGCGTCAACGACGCCGCCGCCCTCGCCCAAGCCGACCTCGGCCTGGCCATGGGCACCGGCACCGACGTCGCCATCGAAGCCAGCGACATCACCCTCGTCCGCGGCGACCTGCGCACCGCAGCAGACGCCATCCGACTCTCCCGCCACACCCTCCGCACCATCAAAGGCAACCTCTTCTGGGCCTTCGCCTACAACATCGCCGCCCTCCCACTCGCCGCCACCGGACTCCTCAACCCCATGATCGCCGGAGCAGCCATGGCCTTCAGCAGCGTCTTCGTCGTCACCAACAGCCTCCGACTCCGCACCTTCCGCACCACCGCCACCGCGCCGACGGAATAG
- a CDS encoding heavy-metal-associated domain-containing protein, with protein sequence MSEATYTVTGMTCEHCVLSVTEEVGEIDGVTGVRVDLPTGAVTVTSDQEIGVDQVRAAVEEAGYQLAS encoded by the coding sequence ATGAGCGAGGCGACCTACACCGTGACCGGGATGACCTGCGAGCACTGCGTGCTCTCGGTGACGGAGGAGGTCGGTGAGATCGACGGTGTGACCGGTGTCCGGGTCGACCTGCCGACCGGTGCGGTCACCGTCACCAGCGACCAGGAGATCGGCGTCGACCAGGTGCGCGCCGCCGTCGAAGAGGCCGGTTACCAGCTGGCCTCCTGA
- a CDS encoding cold-shock protein, with translation MVTGKVVRFDEVRGYGFVAPEVGGEDVFIHVNDLTFDKRLVAPGAVVEFDLEESDRGPKASNVRMVRQGVAEPGAQLPEEELFDVLSAKEFHELITESLLSASPTITAEQILQVRQKLTQVAVRHGWVEA, from the coding sequence ATGGTTACGGGCAAGGTCGTTCGGTTCGACGAGGTCCGCGGTTACGGGTTCGTGGCCCCCGAGGTGGGCGGTGAGGACGTGTTCATCCACGTCAACGACCTGACCTTCGACAAGCGGCTGGTCGCGCCGGGTGCGGTCGTGGAGTTCGACCTGGAGGAGAGCGACCGCGGCCCGAAGGCGTCGAACGTGCGGATGGTGCGGCAGGGCGTGGCCGAGCCCGGAGCCCAGCTGCCCGAGGAGGAGCTCTTCGACGTGCTCTCGGCCAAGGAGTTCCACGAGCTGATCACCGAGTCGCTGCTGAGCGCTTCGCCGACGATCACCGCCGAGCAGATCCTGCAGGTTCGCCAGAAGCTCACCCAGGTGGCCGTCCGGCACGGCTGGGTGGAGGCCTGA
- a CDS encoding flavin monoamine oxidase family protein — MDSYDVVVIGAGFAGLVAARELALRGHAVVVLEARDRIGGRTWTDERLGRRLEMGGTWVHWLQPHVWSEITRYGLRVEASPAAQTVHWIAGGSAHESSPAEFNALIAPAMDRLAADSRTWFPLPHEPLHRADLDRIDHLSVADYFSGLDLTPAEREVTTGVWAEHFNGPAAVSGLAQAMRWCAVASGNWQLLHQATSGHRLTDGTAALAGAIAADSDAELRLGSVVTSVAQDTGGTTVTTADGSRFAARQVICTLPLNVLDTIDFRPALPAAKLAANAERTASQGLKTWIRVRGEVPPFTGYAPDDHDLTFVHTEYTVDGDTLLVAFGTRAADLAPDDVEGVTRALRGWREDLEVLDVAGHDWMSDAFARETWPMQRPGQLTAYLAALQEPHGAVHFAGSDVATGWAGFIDGAIESGLRVSRAARSALRGTGA, encoded by the coding sequence ATGGACTCCTACGACGTCGTCGTCATCGGTGCCGGATTCGCCGGGCTCGTCGCGGCCCGCGAACTGGCCCTGCGCGGGCACGCGGTGGTGGTGCTCGAAGCGCGGGACCGCATCGGCGGGCGGACCTGGACCGATGAGCGCCTCGGACGCCGCCTGGAGATGGGCGGCACCTGGGTGCACTGGCTGCAACCGCACGTCTGGAGCGAGATCACCCGCTACGGCCTGCGCGTCGAGGCGAGCCCGGCCGCGCAGACCGTCCACTGGATCGCCGGCGGTAGCGCGCACGAGAGCAGCCCGGCGGAGTTCAACGCCCTGATCGCCCCCGCCATGGACAGGCTGGCCGCCGACAGCCGCACCTGGTTCCCGCTCCCCCACGAGCCGCTGCACCGGGCAGACCTGGACCGGATCGACCACCTCTCGGTCGCCGACTACTTCTCGGGCCTCGATCTCACCCCGGCCGAGCGCGAGGTGACCACCGGCGTGTGGGCCGAGCACTTCAACGGCCCGGCAGCGGTCTCCGGCCTCGCCCAGGCCATGCGCTGGTGCGCGGTCGCCTCCGGGAACTGGCAGCTGCTGCACCAGGCCACCTCGGGCCACCGGCTCACCGACGGCACTGCGGCGCTGGCCGGAGCGATCGCGGCCGACAGCGACGCCGAACTCCGGCTCGGCTCGGTGGTCACGAGCGTCGCCCAGGACACCGGCGGCACGACCGTCACGACGGCCGACGGCTCGCGGTTCGCCGCCCGGCAGGTGATCTGCACGCTGCCGCTCAACGTGCTGGACACCATCGACTTCCGGCCCGCGCTACCGGCCGCCAAGCTGGCCGCCAACGCCGAGCGCACCGCCTCGCAGGGGCTGAAGACCTGGATCCGGGTGCGCGGCGAGGTCCCGCCGTTCACCGGCTACGCACCCGACGACCACGACCTGACCTTCGTGCACACCGAGTACACAGTGGACGGCGACACCCTGCTGGTCGCCTTCGGCACCCGTGCCGCCGATCTGGCGCCCGACGACGTCGAGGGGGTGACCCGCGCGCTGCGGGGCTGGCGCGAGGACCTGGAGGTGCTCGACGTCGCCGGTCACGACTGGATGTCCGATGCGTTCGCCCGCGAGACCTGGCCGATGCAGCGGCCCGGCCAGCTGACCGCGTACCTGGCCGCCCTGCAGGAACCGCACGGCGCGGTGCACTTCGCCGGTTCGGACGTCGCCACCGGCTGGGCGGGCTTCATCGACGGGGCGATCGAGAGCGGGTTGCGGGTCTCCCGTGCCGCGCGGAGCGCTCTGCGCGGCACGGGAGCCTGA
- a CDS encoding enoyl-CoA hydratase/isomerase family protein, whose translation MSNAKGRLDLDVAGHTAWITIDNPDRRNAMTASMWRQVPELLGAVADDPAARVVVLTGAGGTFCAGADISELHAIEGAAENPTVAAERALVDFPLPTIALVNGLCIGGGCQLAAACDIRVSAASATFGITPAKLGIVYPPSSIARLTELVGPSAAKLLLFSADFFDAAHALRMRLVDEVVDDPRARVDELAATIASRSQLTVRASKELVDLAQRGLPLGERAGQWQQRSAEAGESAEGIAAFLDRRQPEFPYR comes from the coding sequence ATGAGCAACGCCAAGGGCAGGCTGGACCTGGACGTCGCCGGGCACACCGCGTGGATCACGATCGACAACCCGGACCGCCGCAACGCCATGACGGCGAGCATGTGGCGGCAGGTCCCGGAGTTGCTGGGCGCGGTCGCCGACGATCCCGCGGCGCGCGTCGTGGTGCTGACCGGGGCCGGCGGCACGTTCTGCGCCGGGGCCGACATCTCGGAGCTGCACGCCATCGAGGGCGCGGCGGAGAACCCGACGGTGGCCGCCGAGCGCGCCCTGGTCGACTTCCCGCTGCCCACCATCGCGCTGGTCAACGGGCTGTGCATCGGTGGTGGCTGCCAGCTCGCCGCGGCCTGCGACATCCGCGTCTCGGCGGCTTCGGCGACCTTCGGCATCACCCCGGCCAAGCTCGGCATCGTCTACCCGCCGTCGAGCATCGCCCGCCTCACCGAGCTCGTCGGCCCGTCGGCGGCGAAGCTGCTGCTGTTCTCGGCGGACTTCTTCGACGCCGCGCACGCGCTGCGGATGCGCTTGGTGGACGAGGTCGTCGACGACCCCCGGGCGCGGGTGGACGAGCTGGCAGCCACCATCGCCTCCCGTTCCCAGCTCACGGTCCGCGCGTCTAAGGAGCTCGTCGACCTCGCCCAGCGCGGCCTGCCCCTTGGGGAGCGGGCCGGACAGTGGCAGCAGAGGTCGGCCGAAGCGGGTGAGAGCGCCGAGGGAATCGCCGCCTTCCTCGATCGCCGCCAACCGGAGTTCCCGTACCGCTGA
- a CDS encoding sensor histidine kinase → MRALRSWSADAALAVVITLVGLVGTTIANRWSDTAIRPLDALGLVMVAAAGLSLVLRRRQPVVTAGAVALLTSTYLVLGYTYGPIMLSLVVAVYSLARHRPPSTSAPVALGVLVVLLVHVFTTGSGLPSLLGVIPGSAWVAVPFAIGSVLRVQREAAERDRAEQLRQRVDDERLRIAQEVHDVVGHGLAAIKMQADVALHVLAKKPEQAEVALEAISRTSSDALDELRATLAVVRRSDVQAPGLARLEDLLQRMREAGLTVELSTAGQSRQLPPVVDLTGYRILQESLTNVLRHSGDKRAEVTVEYAADAVVLTITNPLSGPVGGGGGLGLPGMRQRVASLGGEFTAGPTEDRRFTVHARLPTGGTG, encoded by the coding sequence ATGCGGGCATTGCGATCGTGGAGCGCGGACGCGGCACTCGCCGTGGTGATCACGCTGGTCGGGCTGGTGGGCACCACCATCGCCAACCGGTGGTCGGACACCGCGATCCGGCCGCTGGACGCCCTCGGGCTCGTCATGGTGGCCGCCGCGGGCCTGAGCCTGGTGCTGCGCCGCAGGCAGCCCGTGGTCACCGCCGGCGCGGTCGCGCTGCTGACCTCGACCTACCTGGTGCTGGGCTACACCTACGGCCCGATCATGCTGTCGCTGGTCGTGGCGGTCTACTCGCTGGCCCGGCACCGGCCGCCGTCGACGTCCGCGCCGGTCGCGCTGGGCGTGCTCGTGGTGCTGCTGGTGCACGTCTTCACCACCGGCTCCGGGCTTCCGAGCCTGCTCGGGGTGATCCCCGGTTCGGCGTGGGTGGCCGTGCCGTTCGCCATCGGCAGCGTCCTGCGCGTGCAGCGCGAGGCGGCGGAGCGGGACCGGGCCGAGCAGCTGCGCCAGCGCGTCGACGACGAGCGGTTGCGCATCGCGCAAGAGGTCCACGACGTCGTCGGTCACGGGCTGGCCGCGATCAAGATGCAGGCCGATGTCGCGCTGCACGTGCTGGCGAAGAAGCCGGAACAGGCCGAGGTGGCGCTGGAAGCGATCAGCCGGACCAGCAGCGACGCGCTCGACGAGCTGCGCGCGACGCTGGCGGTGGTGCGCCGTTCAGACGTGCAGGCGCCGGGCCTGGCCCGGCTGGAGGACCTGCTGCAGCGCATGCGGGAAGCCGGGTTGACCGTCGAGCTGAGCACCGCCGGGCAGTCCCGGCAGCTGCCACCGGTGGTGGACCTGACCGGCTACCGGATCCTGCAGGAATCGCTGACCAACGTGCTGCGCCACAGCGGCGACAAGCGCGCCGAGGTGACCGTCGAGTACGCCGCGGACGCCGTGGTCCTCACCATCACCAACCCGCTGTCCGGACCCGTCGGCGGTGGTGGTGGACTCGGGCTGCCCGGCATGCGGCAGCGGGTCGCATCGCTGGGCGGTGAGTTCACCGCCGGTCCCACCGAGGACCGCAGGTTCACCGTCCACGCCCGCCTGCCCACCGGAGGAACCGGATGA
- a CDS encoding response regulator encodes MISVLIVDDQDLVRIGLRTLIDSEDDLICAGEAADGLAAVAAAREHRPDVVLMDVRMAGVDGLEATRRITADPELAATRVIVLTTFEIDEYVFSALRAGASGFLLKDTKPVDLLRAIRLVAAGDALLAPSATRQLVREFVSMQPRARRPHPQLHTLTEREREVLGLVAEGLNNEEIAERLVVSPATARTHVSRAMVKLGARDRAQLVVFAYQSGLAD; translated from the coding sequence ATGATCTCCGTGCTGATCGTCGACGACCAGGACCTGGTGCGCATCGGGCTGCGCACCCTGATCGACAGCGAGGACGACCTGATCTGCGCCGGGGAGGCCGCCGACGGGCTGGCCGCGGTGGCCGCGGCGCGCGAGCACCGGCCGGACGTGGTCCTGATGGACGTGCGGATGGCCGGGGTCGACGGTCTCGAAGCCACCCGGCGCATCACCGCCGATCCCGAGCTCGCCGCGACCAGGGTGATCGTGCTGACCACCTTCGAGATCGACGAGTACGTCTTCAGCGCGCTGCGCGCCGGGGCCAGCGGTTTCCTGCTCAAGGACACCAAGCCGGTCGACCTGCTGCGCGCGATCCGGCTGGTCGCCGCGGGCGATGCGCTGCTCGCGCCGTCGGCGACGCGCCAGCTGGTCCGCGAGTTCGTCTCGATGCAGCCGCGCGCCCGCCGTCCGCACCCGCAGCTGCACACGCTCACCGAGCGCGAGCGGGAAGTGCTCGGCCTGGTCGCCGAGGGGCTCAACAACGAGGAGATCGCCGAGCGGCTGGTGGTCAGCCCGGCCACCGCGCGCACGCACGTGAGCCGCGCGATGGTCAAGCTCGGTGCGCGGGACCGGGCGCAGCTGGTCGTGTTCGCCTACCAGTCCGGCCTCGCCGACTGA
- a CDS encoding 3' terminal RNA ribose 2'-O-methyltransferase Hen1, whose amino-acid sequence MFVTVTTTHEPATDLGHLLHKHPGRAQEFPVAGGTAHVFYPVAGQAECTAALLLDVDPVGLVRGKHNDSFALGQYVNDRPYAAGSLLAVALGSVFRTALNGRCDARPELAATEIPLQIRIPALPCRGGAALAARLFEPLGWQVEATPIPLDPQLPDAGDSRYVDLRLSGNLRLADALKHLYVLIPVLDDAKHYWVTGDEVDKLLRAGDGWLAEHPERELISHRYLAHRKSYVRSALAQLAESGDAEGELDNALAEPVVSEVPEAEVPLAVQRRRSVLAVLKASGARRVLDLGCGGGALLSDLVKEPSFTEIVGVDVSARALELAERRFERLPERQRERLVLRQSALTYVDAELAGYDAAVLMEVVEHVDPSRLAALEHAVFAAARPRTVVVTTPNVECNVRFENLPAGRFRHPDHRFEWTRAQFQEWAGGVAERHGCTVEHLPVGPVDPQVGAPTQLAVFTRAEVSA is encoded by the coding sequence GTGTTCGTCACCGTCACCACCACGCACGAGCCTGCGACCGACCTGGGCCACCTGCTGCACAAACATCCCGGCAGAGCGCAGGAGTTCCCGGTCGCCGGCGGGACCGCGCACGTCTTCTACCCGGTCGCCGGGCAGGCGGAGTGCACGGCCGCGCTGCTGCTCGACGTCGACCCGGTCGGCCTGGTGCGCGGCAAGCACAACGATTCCTTCGCACTGGGCCAGTACGTCAACGACCGGCCCTACGCGGCGGGTTCGCTGCTCGCGGTGGCACTGGGCTCGGTGTTCCGGACGGCGCTGAACGGTCGCTGCGACGCGCGGCCCGAGCTGGCCGCCACCGAGATCCCGCTGCAGATCCGGATTCCAGCACTGCCCTGCCGCGGCGGCGCGGCGCTGGCGGCCCGGCTGTTCGAGCCGCTGGGCTGGCAGGTCGAGGCCACGCCGATCCCGCTGGATCCGCAGCTGCCGGACGCGGGCGATTCGCGTTACGTCGACCTGCGGCTGTCCGGGAACCTGCGGCTCGCCGACGCGCTCAAGCACCTGTACGTGCTGATCCCGGTGCTGGACGACGCCAAGCACTACTGGGTCACCGGTGACGAGGTGGACAAGCTGCTGCGCGCCGGCGACGGCTGGCTGGCCGAGCACCCGGAGCGGGAGCTGATCAGCCACCGCTACCTCGCGCACCGCAAGTCCTACGTCCGCTCCGCGTTGGCGCAGCTCGCCGAGAGCGGCGACGCCGAAGGCGAACTGGACAACGCCCTGGCCGAACCTGTGGTCTCCGAAGTCCCCGAGGCCGAGGTGCCGCTGGCCGTGCAGCGGCGCCGCAGTGTGCTCGCCGTGCTCAAGGCCAGCGGCGCGCGCCGCGTGCTGGATCTGGGCTGCGGTGGCGGGGCGCTGCTGAGCGATCTGGTGAAGGAACCGTCGTTCACCGAGATCGTCGGCGTGGACGTCTCGGCGCGTGCCCTGGAGCTTGCGGAACGGCGCTTCGAGCGGCTGCCCGAGCGCCAGCGCGAACGGCTCGTGCTGCGGCAGTCCGCGCTGACCTACGTCGACGCCGAGCTCGCCGGTTACGACGCCGCGGTGCTGATGGAGGTCGTCGAGCACGTCGACCCGAGCAGGCTGGCCGCGCTGGAGCACGCGGTGTTCGCCGCCGCCCGGCCGCGCACCGTCGTGGTGACCACCCCGAACGTGGAGTGCAACGTGCGATTCGAAAACCTGCCCGCCGGGCGGTTCCGGCACCCCGACCACCGGTTCGAGTGGACCCGGGCGCAGTTCCAGGAGTGGGCGGGCGGAGTCGCCGAGCGGCACGGCTGCACCGTCGAGCACCTGCCGGTCGGGCCGGTGGACCCGCAGGTCGGGGCGCCGACGCAGCTGGCCGTGTTCACCAGGGCGGAGGTGTCCGCATGA
- a CDS encoding polynucleotide kinase-phosphatase — MRLSIPDMSLVVLIGASGSGKSTFARTHFAPTQVLSSDFFRGLVADDENDQSASAAAFDALHYVAGKRLAAGRMTVIDATNVQRSARSTLVELARKHHVLPVAIVLDLPESVCLARNAERSDRDFGPGVVRKHRAELRGSLKSLQREGFRRVHVLRSVEEVEAAGIEVVPLLNDKRAETGPFDVIGDVHGCRAELEELLGELGYAVERDAEQRAIGAHHPEGRRAVFVGDLVDRGPDTPGVLRLIMGMAAAGTALVVCGNHDDKLARALRGRNVKIAHGLAESLAQLSAEPADFRKQVEEFCGGLVAHYVLDGGKLVVAHAGLPERYHGRASGTVRGFALYGETTGETDEYGLPVRYPWAEEYRGRAMVLYGHTPTPEAEWINGTMCLDTGCVFGGKLTALRYPERDLVSVPAQRVWYEPSRPFPATGELSPAPRRDPGVLDLDDVAGRRSVETRHHGRIAIQPERAAAALEVMSRFAIDPRWLLYLPPTMSPVATSKRPDVLEHPEEAFAGYRAAGVQDVLCEEKHMGSRAVVLVRRDDSAGRFGIEGPGVVHTRTGRPFFAAEQESELLAGVRAAVTSAGLWEELESDWLLLDAELMPWSAKAGALITEQYASVGAAAEAALPPALDALTAATERGVDVSALLAKTSARADNASAYREAYRRYCWPTEGLRGVRLAPFQLLATEGRTYHDREHGWHLALADRLVQADPELFATTRRFAVDTTDPASTAAGTAWWEELTGAGGEGMVVKPAGNLTRGKRGLVQPGTKVRGREYLRIIYGPDYTERANLDRLRQRGLGRKRGLASREYALGLEGLERLARGEPLWRVHECVFAVLALESEPVDPRL, encoded by the coding sequence ATGAGACTCTCCATTCCGGACATGTCCCTGGTGGTGCTCATCGGCGCCTCCGGCTCGGGCAAGTCGACGTTCGCCCGCACCCACTTCGCGCCGACCCAGGTGCTCTCCAGCGACTTCTTCCGCGGTCTGGTCGCCGATGACGAGAACGACCAGTCGGCCAGCGCCGCCGCCTTCGACGCGCTGCACTACGTCGCGGGCAAGCGGCTGGCGGCCGGCCGGATGACGGTGATCGACGCGACGAACGTGCAGCGCAGCGCGCGGTCCACACTGGTCGAGCTGGCCAGGAAACACCACGTGCTGCCGGTGGCGATCGTGCTCGACCTGCCCGAGTCGGTATGCCTGGCGCGCAACGCCGAACGCTCCGACCGCGACTTCGGGCCGGGCGTCGTGCGCAAGCACCGGGCCGAACTGCGGGGCTCGCTGAAATCGCTGCAGCGCGAGGGTTTCCGCCGCGTGCACGTGCTGCGCAGCGTCGAGGAGGTCGAGGCCGCCGGCATCGAGGTGGTCCCGCTGCTCAACGACAAGCGCGCCGAGACCGGGCCGTTCGACGTGATCGGCGACGTGCACGGTTGCCGGGCCGAGCTGGAGGAGCTGCTCGGCGAGCTGGGCTACGCCGTCGAGCGCGACGCCGAGCAGCGGGCGATCGGTGCGCACCACCCGGAGGGCAGGCGTGCGGTGTTCGTCGGTGACCTGGTCGACCGCGGCCCGGACACCCCGGGTGTGCTGCGCCTGATCATGGGCATGGCCGCGGCGGGCACCGCGCTGGTGGTGTGCGGCAACCACGACGACAAGCTGGCGCGCGCACTGCGCGGGCGCAACGTCAAGATCGCGCACGGGCTCGCCGAGTCCTTGGCGCAGCTGTCGGCCGAACCGGCGGACTTCCGCAAGCAGGTCGAGGAGTTCTGCGGCGGGCTGGTCGCGCACTACGTGCTCGACGGCGGCAAGCTCGTGGTCGCCCACGCCGGGCTTCCCGAGCGCTACCACGGCCGGGCGTCGGGCACCGTGCGCGGCTTCGCGCTCTACGGCGAGACCACCGGGGAGACCGACGAGTACGGGCTGCCGGTGCGCTACCCGTGGGCCGAGGAGTACCGGGGCCGGGCGATGGTGCTCTACGGCCACACGCCGACCCCCGAAGCCGAGTGGATCAACGGCACCATGTGCCTGGACACCGGCTGCGTGTTCGGCGGCAAGCTGACCGCATTGCGCTACCCGGAGCGCGATCTCGTGTCGGTGCCCGCGCAGCGCGTCTGGTACGAGCCCTCGCGCCCGTTCCCGGCCACCGGCGAGCTGTCCCCGGCGCCGCGGCGCGATCCCGGCGTGCTCGACCTCGACGACGTCGCCGGGCGGCGGAGCGTGGAGACCCGCCACCACGGCCGGATCGCGATCCAGCCCGAGCGCGCGGCAGCGGCGCTGGAGGTGATGAGCCGGTTCGCGATCGACCCGCGGTGGCTGCTGTACCTGCCGCCGACGATGTCGCCGGTCGCCACCTCGAAGCGGCCCGATGTGCTGGAGCACCCGGAGGAGGCGTTCGCCGGCTACCGCGCGGCCGGGGTGCAGGACGTGCTGTGCGAGGAGAAGCACATGGGCTCCCGCGCGGTCGTCCTGGTGCGCCGGGACGATTCGGCCGGGCGGTTCGGCATCGAAGGGCCCGGCGTGGTGCACACCCGGACCGGGCGGCCGTTCTTCGCCGCCGAGCAGGAGTCGGAGCTGCTCGCAGGGGTGCGCGCAGCAGTGACCTCGGCGGGGCTGTGGGAGGAGCTGGAAAGCGACTGGCTGCTGCTGGATGCCGAGCTGATGCCGTGGAGCGCCAAGGCCGGTGCGCTGATCACCGAGCAGTACGCCTCGGTCGGAGCCGCCGCCGAAGCGGCGCTGCCGCCCGCGCTCGATGCGCTGACCGCGGCGACCGAGCGAGGTGTCGACGTGTCGGCTCTGCTGGCGAAGACCAGCGCCCGGGCGGACAACGCCAGCGCATACCGGGAGGCCTACCGCCGCTACTGCTGGCCCACCGAGGGCTTGCGCGGTGTGCGGCTGGCGCCGTTCCAGCTGCTGGCCACCGAGGGCCGGACCTACCACGACCGCGAGCACGGCTGGCACCTCGCGCTGGCCGACCGGCTGGTGCAGGCCGACCCAGAGCTGTTCGCCACGACCCGCCGCTTCGCGGTGGACACCACCGACCCGGCTTCCACGGCCGCGGGCACCGCGTGGTGGGAGGAGCTGACCGGAGCCGGTGGCGAGGGCATGGTGGTCAAGCCGGCGGGCAACCTCACCAGGGGCAAGCGCGGTCTCGTGCAGCCGGGCACGAAGGTGCGCGGGCGGGAGTACCTGCGGATCATCTACGGCCCCGACTACACCGAGCGGGCCAACCTCGACCGGTTGCGGCAGCGGGGCCTGGGCCGCAAGCGCGGGCTGGCGAGCCGCGAGTACGCGCTGGGCCTGGAAGGACTGGAGCGGCTGGCCCGCGGTGAACCGCTGTGGCGGGTGCACGAGTGCGTTTTCGCCGTGCTGGCCCTGGAGTCCGAGCCGGTGGACCCGCGGCTGTAG